DNA sequence from the Stenotrophomonas sp. 24(2023) genome:
ATCGGCCCGCGTGAGATCAAGGTGACGCTGCTGCCGTAGCCGCCGGGGCGCCGACGCGTTCGCGTTCGGCGTCCATGTCTTCCAGCGGCCGCACTTCGATGCTGCCGAAACGCGCCCAGGGGAAGGCCTGGGCAATACGCATGGCGTGGTCGCGGTCGCGCGCCACGATCAGGTTGAAGCCAGCCAGCAGTTCGCGGGTTTCGGCGAACGGGCCATCGATGATGCGGGGCGTGCCGTCGCGTACGCGCAGGGTCTGCGCGCGTTCGACCGGTTGCAGCTTCTGCGCGGCCAGCAGCGTGCCCTCGGCCTGCAGCTGGTCGGCATGCTGCAGGCACTTGCGCATCAGCGCATCGAATTCCTCGCTGGGCAATGCCTGCAGCAGGGCCGGTTCGATGTAGATCAGGAGCAGGTACTGCTGCATGGCGGTGGCCTGGCGGATGGCAGGCCACCATGATGGCCCAGCCCGGCGCAGGAACGTGTTGCAGCGCGCAACAACCGCACGTTGTGCAGGGCTGAACGCAGTCAGCTTTCCCCGGAAAATTTTTTCCCGGGCGTGTCGATCCCGCGCGCCCTGGGGCGTCGTTTCCCCTGAAGGGCACGCAGAACGGGCCCATGCAGGAGCACGACGATGAAGGTGATGGTGATTGTGAAGGCCACGGCCGATTCGGAAACCGGGCGGATGCCCAGCACGGCCGAACTGGAGGAGATGGGCGCCTACAACGAACAGCTGGTGGCGGCCGGCATCATGCTGGCCGGCGAAGGGCTGCATGCCACCCAGCGTGGCCGGCGGCTGCACTTCGGGGGCGGCGCGCCGCGTGTGGAGGCTGGCCCGTTCGGCCCGGCCAGCGATCAGATCGCCGGGTTCTGGCTGTGGGAAGTGCGTTCGCTGGAGGAAGCCACCGAATGGGCCAGCCGCGCCCCGTTCAGGGCCGGCAACACGCTGGAACTGCGGCCGATGGCCAGCCTGGAGGATTTCGGCGAGGCCTTCACCCCCGAATTACAGGCCCGGGAACAGCGTCTGCGCGAGCAGATCGAACGTTGACCGCCCCCGGTGGCCACCGGGCCGCCCTTACTGGAGCACGATGATGAAACTGATTCCTTTCCTGGGCTTCAACGGCCAGGCACACGACGCGATGGCCTTCTATGCCAAGGCATTGGGGGGCCAGGTCACCTCGGAAATGAAGTACCGCGACATGCCGCCTTCCGATGGCATGCCCGGCTGCAACGAGATGCCGGCCGAGACGCTCGACCATGTGGCCCACAGCCAGCTGGAAGTGGGCGCGGCGATCCTGATGGCCGCCGATGGCCCCGGCGATGGCAGTGGTGGCAGTACCACCCTCAATGTGGATGTGGACACGGTGGAAGAGGCCGAACGGGTGTTTGCCGCGCTGGCCGAGGGGGGCCAGGTACAGATGGCGATCGGTGAGACCTTCTGGGCGCACCGGTGGGGCATGCTGGTGGACCGCTACGGCAAGCCGTGGATGGTCAACTGCATGAAGCAGCCTTGAGCCCGGGAGCACACCGATGAGCAACCCGCAGATGATCTTCGTCAACCTGCCGGTGAAGGACCTGGATGCCTCCAAGGCCTTCTTCGCCGCGCTGGGTTATGCCTTCAACCCCACCTTCACCAATGAAGATGCGGCCTGCATGATCGTCAGCGACAGCATCTTCGTGATGCTGCTGGTGCAGCCGTTCTTCCGGCAGTTCACCAACAAGGCCATTGCCGATGCGCATGCGCAGACCGAAGTGATCACCTGCCTGTCGGCCGACAGCCGCAAGGCGGTGGACGTGCTGGTGGACAAGGCGCTGGCCGCCGGTGGCAGCGAACCGCAGCCGGCGCGTGATCTTGGCTTCATGTACCAGCGCGGCTTCCAGGATCTGGACGGCCACCTGTGGGAGATCGCGCACATGGACGGCACGCCTGGATGACCCCGGCGGCGCCTGCGCACGGAAGCGACCTGCAACAGCGGCTGGACACGCTGTGGCGGATGGAGTCGCCGGTGCTGATCGCACGCCTGGCACGCCTGTTGAAAGGCGATGTGGGGCGTGCCGAAGAACTGGCCCAGGACACCTGGCTGGCCGCGCTGGAGCGCTGGCCGGTGCAGGGCATCCCGGACAACCCCGGAGCGTGGCTGATGACCACCGCACGCAACCGCGCCATCGACGTGCTGCGCCAGCACCAGCGGGTGGCGGCGCAGCACGCGCAATGGGGGGAGGAGCTGCAGCCGGCGGCGCTGCCGGCCCCTGACGACAGCCAGGCGCTGGAAGACGACCTGGGCGATGACCTGCTGCGGCTGATGTTCGTGGCCTGCCACCCGGTGCTGCCGGCCGATGCGCGGGTGGCGCTGGCGCTGCGCCTGCTGGGCGGGCTGACCACCGCCGAGATCGCACGCGCGTTCCTGCAGCCCGAGCCGACCGTGGCCCAGCGCATCGTGCGTGCCAAGCGCACCCTGGCGCAGAAGCAGGTGCCGTACGAAGTGCCGCGCCAGGACG
Encoded proteins:
- a CDS encoding VOC family protein; amino-acid sequence: MSNPQMIFVNLPVKDLDASKAFFAALGYAFNPTFTNEDAACMIVSDSIFVMLLVQPFFRQFTNKAIADAHAQTEVITCLSADSRKAVDVLVDKALAAGGSEPQPARDLGFMYQRGFQDLDGHLWEIAHMDGTPG
- a CDS encoding YciI family protein encodes the protein MQQYLLLIYIEPALLQALPSEEFDALMRKCLQHADQLQAEGTLLAAQKLQPVERAQTLRVRDGTPRIIDGPFAETRELLAGFNLIVARDRDHAMRIAQAFPWARFGSIEVRPLEDMDAERERVGAPAATAAASP
- a CDS encoding YciI family protein, whose product is MKVMVIVKATADSETGRMPSTAELEEMGAYNEQLVAAGIMLAGEGLHATQRGRRLHFGGGAPRVEAGPFGPASDQIAGFWLWEVRSLEEATEWASRAPFRAGNTLELRPMASLEDFGEAFTPELQAREQRLREQIER
- a CDS encoding VOC family protein, whose protein sequence is MKLIPFLGFNGQAHDAMAFYAKALGGQVTSEMKYRDMPPSDGMPGCNEMPAETLDHVAHSQLEVGAAILMAADGPGDGSGGSTTLNVDVDTVEEAERVFAALAEGGQVQMAIGETFWAHRWGMLVDRYGKPWMVNCMKQP